One Sinorhizobium mexicanum genomic region harbors:
- a CDS encoding MFS transporter, with protein sequence MTTKNGAPATAGIRLGLAENWPQFALLVLINAFVGGMVGIERTVVPLIGAEEFHIASTTLVVSFIVSFGVVKALANLVSGQLADHWGRKRVLVLGWLFGLPVPFIIIAAPGWEWIIAANALLGINQGLAWSMTVIMKVDLVGPRSRGLAVGLNEFAGYLAVGLTAFATGYLASEYGLRPAPIYLGVGYAVLGTLLSILAVRDTRDHVRLEASSRPEQPPQIGFREIFTLTSFRDRNLFAASQAGLVNNLNDGMSWGIFPLFFASFGLGVERIGILKAVYPATWGILQVATGPLSDRWGRKGLIACGMWVQAAGLFLTAWTRQFEWWLVASLLLGLGTAMVYPSLIAAVSDAAHPAWRARALSVYRFWRDLGYAIGALIAGLIADRFGLGAAITSVAALTFLSGVVVAVLMREGSS encoded by the coding sequence ATGACCACGAAGAACGGCGCGCCGGCGACCGCCGGTATACGGCTCGGCCTTGCGGAGAACTGGCCGCAGTTCGCGCTGCTTGTGCTGATCAACGCGTTCGTCGGCGGCATGGTCGGGATCGAGCGCACCGTCGTGCCGCTGATCGGCGCGGAAGAGTTCCACATCGCCTCGACGACGCTCGTCGTTTCCTTCATCGTCAGCTTCGGCGTGGTGAAGGCGCTTGCCAATCTCGTCTCCGGCCAGCTCGCCGACCACTGGGGGCGCAAGCGCGTGCTCGTGCTTGGCTGGCTTTTCGGCCTGCCGGTTCCGTTCATCATCATCGCGGCACCGGGCTGGGAGTGGATCATCGCCGCCAATGCGCTCCTCGGCATCAACCAGGGGCTCGCCTGGTCGATGACGGTGATCATGAAGGTCGATCTTGTCGGACCGAGGTCACGCGGACTTGCGGTGGGGCTGAACGAGTTCGCCGGCTATCTCGCCGTCGGGCTGACGGCATTCGCCACGGGCTATCTGGCGTCGGAATATGGGCTCAGGCCGGCGCCGATCTATCTCGGCGTCGGCTACGCCGTGCTCGGGACGCTGCTTTCGATCCTCGCCGTTCGCGACACGCGCGATCACGTGCGCCTCGAGGCTTCGTCGCGCCCGGAACAGCCGCCTCAGATCGGCTTCCGCGAAATCTTCACGCTGACGTCGTTCCGGGATCGCAACCTCTTCGCCGCCTCGCAGGCCGGCCTCGTCAACAACCTCAACGACGGCATGAGCTGGGGCATCTTCCCGCTGTTCTTCGCCTCCTTCGGCCTCGGCGTCGAGCGGATCGGCATTCTCAAGGCAGTCTACCCGGCGACCTGGGGCATCCTCCAGGTCGCGACCGGCCCGTTGAGCGACCGCTGGGGGCGCAAGGGGCTGATCGCCTGCGGCATGTGGGTGCAGGCCGCCGGCCTGTTCCTCACGGCCTGGACGCGCCAGTTCGAATGGTGGCTGGTCGCAAGCCTCCTCCTCGGCCTCGGCACGGCCATGGTTTATCCGAGCCTGATCGCCGCCGTATCGGATGCCGCGCATCCCGCCTGGCGCGCCCGCGCGCTCAGTGTCTACCGCTTCTGGCGCGACCTCGGCTACGCGATCGGGGCGCTCATAGCCGGGCTTATCGCGGACCGTTTCGGCCTTGGCGCGGCGATCACATCGGTCGCCGCCCTTACCTTTCTCTCCGGCGTCGTCGTTGCCGTCCTGATGCGGGAGGGCTCGTCGTAG
- a CDS encoding DUF924 family protein → MNTIVDWNSILEFWFPEGTNLDVDAGIHRDWWLWRMRGGADAEIIARFTEITERAIRGEFDHWANDPHGRLALIVVHDQFPRSLWRDSPRAFAQDEKALALALEGHGNGHYEALETPWYRTFYNLPFGHCEGPDHLDRLDRVIALAEDILAKAPAHLRAGYAFAAEQPVEVRKVIAAFGRHPHRNAVLGRTSTPDEEAYLKEGRFPHLRPF, encoded by the coding sequence ATGAACACGATCGTCGACTGGAACAGCATTCTGGAATTCTGGTTTCCCGAGGGAACGAACCTCGATGTGGATGCGGGCATCCACCGCGACTGGTGGCTGTGGCGGATGCGTGGCGGCGCGGACGCGGAAATCATCGCTCGCTTCACGGAGATCACAGAACGGGCAATCCGCGGCGAATTCGACCACTGGGCGAACGATCCGCATGGCCGGCTAGCGCTGATCGTCGTGCACGACCAGTTCCCGCGCTCGCTGTGGCGGGACTCGCCGCGCGCCTTTGCCCAGGACGAAAAGGCGCTGGCGCTGGCGCTCGAAGGCCACGGCAACGGCCACTACGAGGCCTTGGAAACACCGTGGTACAGGACGTTCTACAACCTGCCGTTCGGCCATTGCGAAGGTCCGGACCATCTGGACCGGCTCGACCGGGTAATCGCGCTGGCCGAGGACATTCTCGCCAAGGCCCCGGCGCATCTGCGGGCGGGCTACGCGTTTGCCGCGGAACAGCCCGTGGAGGTGCGCAAGGTGATCGCCGCCTTCGGCCGCCACCCGCACCGCAACGCCGTCCTTGGCAGAACCTCAACCCCCGACGAAGAGGCCTACCTGAAGGAAGGCCGGTTTCCGCACCTGCGCCCGTTCTGA
- a CDS encoding dienelactone hydrolase family protein: MRNKVLREGVLVSRRTILLALCGVPAGIGLLPRLAVAAPAVAADDPRVHVQLLTIDNGAGGLQSYAAVPATDRGQLTSIIVAHDALGLTPHFEDVARRLATAGSFAVLVPDYASRYGGTPAEPMPAHEVVGMTTWDEWLADTRSALGWLARQPRSNGKVAAIGFGLGGSALSRIMFQLNELTSGVIFYGRAPPLENVSKIAASLLLNYAGDDRLVNPQRAAFEDALKKAGVSYQAFVYEGAKHGFEDDTVSSTYSKDAAELAWERTMDFLKETTA; this comes from the coding sequence ATGAGAAACAAGGTTTTGCGTGAAGGCGTCCTTGTAAGCCGCCGCACGATCCTGCTGGCCCTGTGCGGGGTGCCAGCCGGCATTGGTCTGCTGCCTCGCTTGGCCGTGGCCGCTCCTGCCGTTGCTGCCGACGACCCTCGCGTTCATGTTCAACTCCTAACCATCGACAACGGCGCGGGCGGGTTGCAGAGCTATGCTGCCGTGCCGGCTACCGACAGGGGTCAACTCACCAGCATCATCGTAGCCCATGACGCGCTGGGCCTGACGCCACATTTCGAAGATGTTGCACGGCGCCTGGCGACAGCAGGATCCTTTGCCGTGTTGGTACCGGACTATGCCTCGCGCTACGGCGGGACCCCGGCCGAGCCGATGCCTGCTCACGAGGTCGTCGGCATGACCACCTGGGATGAATGGCTGGCCGACACCCGCTCGGCGCTGGGCTGGCTGGCACGGCAGCCTCGGAGCAATGGCAAGGTGGCGGCGATTGGATTCGGTCTGGGCGGCAGCGCCCTCAGCCGAATAATGTTCCAATTGAACGAGCTCACGAGCGGCGTCATTTTCTATGGGCGTGCCCCGCCACTCGAAAACGTCTCGAAAATTGCCGCTTCCCTGTTGCTCAACTACGCAGGCGACGACCGGCTGGTTAACCCGCAGCGGGCTGCTTTCGAGGACGCCTTGAAGAAGGCGGGGGTCAGCTACCAAGCGTTCGTCTACGAGGGTGCCAAACACGGCTTTGAGGACGACACCGTCTCCTCCACCTACTCCAAGGACGCCGCGGAACTCGCGTGGGAGCGGACAATGGATTTCCTGAAGGAGACCACCGCGTAA
- a CDS encoding cupin domain-containing protein, whose amino-acid sequence MFRPIAVAFSFALIAAAPAFADEPYNAKVTTIFDHKLPHVPGKSMRGVLVEYGPGGHNPSHTHAKTAFISATVIQGRIKSQVNGGEVKIYNTGENWIEVPGDHHQVSANASDTEDAKILAVFVVDTDETELTIPDD is encoded by the coding sequence ATGTTCAGGCCCATTGCTGTTGCCTTTTCCTTCGCATTGATCGCGGCCGCGCCCGCCTTTGCCGACGAACCGTACAACGCCAAGGTCACGACGATATTCGACCACAAGCTGCCCCATGTTCCGGGCAAGAGCATGCGAGGCGTCCTGGTGGAATACGGACCCGGTGGACACAACCCGTCCCATACGCATGCCAAGACCGCCTTCATTTCTGCGACCGTGATCCAGGGGCGCATCAAGAGCCAGGTCAATGGTGGCGAGGTCAAGATCTACAATACCGGCGAAAACTGGATCGAAGTTCCCGGCGACCACCATCAGGTCAGCGCCAATGCCAGTGATACGGAAGATGCCAAGATCCTGGCGGTCTTCGTCGTAGACACGGACGAAACGGAACTTACGATCCCCGACGATTGA
- the chrA gene encoding chromate efflux transporter yields the protein MNDTAIETSEGTAHRKGSAGEVFAAFLKLGLTSFGGPIAHLGYFRDELVVRRRWIDEKGYADLVALCQFLPGPASSQAGFALGLLRGGPLGAAAAWAAFTLPSAILLVLFAFGAASFGGPIAWGVIHGLKVVAVAIVAQAVWGMAKNLCPDRERASIALAAVLIVVLVAGAIGQLAAILAGGLAGLWLCRAKGEAISGRVSFPVSHATGWVALVLFFCLLVGLPVAVAATSSQGLAVFDAFYRAGSLVFGGGHVVLPLLQVEVVRPGWVTADQFLAGYGAAQAVPGPLFTFAAYLGAVLGPEPNGLVGAIIALVAVFLPGFLLLIGTIPFWDSFRARPTAQALMRGANAAVVGVLGAALYQPVWQSAIIGPHEFALALTCFVLLMAWKCPPWIVVVVAAIGGVLIGIA from the coding sequence ATGAATGATACGGCAATCGAGACGAGCGAGGGCACGGCGCACCGGAAGGGGAGTGCCGGCGAGGTCTTCGCGGCCTTCCTGAAGCTCGGTTTGACTTCGTTCGGCGGTCCGATTGCGCATCTCGGCTATTTTCGCGACGAGCTTGTCGTCCGGCGGCGCTGGATCGATGAGAAGGGTTATGCGGACCTCGTGGCGCTCTGCCAGTTTCTTCCCGGTCCCGCCTCCAGCCAGGCCGGCTTCGCGCTTGGGCTCCTGCGTGGCGGGCCTTTGGGGGCGGCCGCCGCCTGGGCCGCATTCACGCTGCCTTCGGCGATCCTGCTCGTGCTGTTTGCCTTCGGGGCAGCCTCCTTCGGTGGGCCGATCGCCTGGGGCGTCATCCACGGCCTGAAGGTCGTCGCCGTCGCCATCGTCGCGCAGGCGGTGTGGGGCATGGCGAAGAACCTCTGCCCGGACCGGGAACGCGCGAGCATCGCGCTTGCCGCGGTGCTGATCGTCGTTCTCGTTGCCGGCGCGATCGGGCAGCTGGCGGCGATCCTGGCCGGCGGGCTTGCCGGACTGTGGCTCTGCCGGGCGAAGGGCGAGGCGATTTCGGGACGTGTCAGCTTCCCCGTTTCGCACGCCACGGGCTGGGTGGCGCTCGTGCTGTTCTTCTGCCTGCTCGTCGGCCTGCCGGTCGCGGTCGCAGCCACCTCGTCGCAGGGGCTGGCGGTCTTCGATGCGTTCTACCGCGCGGGATCACTGGTGTTCGGGGGAGGGCACGTGGTGCTGCCGCTGCTGCAGGTGGAGGTCGTCCGGCCCGGCTGGGTGACGGCCGACCAGTTCCTCGCGGGATACGGCGCGGCACAGGCAGTTCCGGGGCCGCTCTTCACCTTCGCCGCCTATCTCGGCGCGGTGCTCGGCCCCGAGCCGAACGGCCTTGTCGGCGCCATCATCGCGCTCGTTGCCGTCTTCCTGCCGGGCTTCCTGCTGCTGATTGGCACCATTCCATTCTGGGATTCTTTTCGCGCAAGACCCACCGCACAGGCGCTGATGCGCGGCGCCAATGCCGCGGTTGTAGGCGTTCTCGGCGCGGCGCTCTACCAGCCGGTCTGGCAGAGCGCGATCATCGGCCCGCACGAGTTCGCGCTGGCGCTGACGTGCTTTGTCCTCCTCATGGCCTGGAAATGTCCGCCCTGGATCGTGGTCGTCGTCGCCGCGATCGGCGGGGTGCTGATCGGCATCGCCTGA
- a CDS encoding magnesium and cobalt transport protein CorA — MTVVASFVYRDGKRAEELPLSATPTSFEENEFVWIGLYAPTAEEMATLENAFALHHLAVEDALSPHQIPKVEIYGEQLFIIAKTAHIEGDKIVYGQTAVFVGRNHIISVRQGSARAHTELRSQLEASPKLLQKGTDYVLHAIIDFIVDGYLPVVQTIEDKVLAMEKHMLVAFLERDEIRRIFRMRRQVILFQRILGPMSEVASKLTNLDLPCIDDHAKPYFRDVLDHVRRTEVMVNGLREVITSVFEASNLLEQQRQGTITRQLAAWAAILAVPTAIAGIYGMNFRNMPELDTRYGYFAVLATIAVLCVLLFVRFRKAGWL; from the coding sequence ATGACTGTCGTCGCCTCGTTCGTGTACAGGGACGGAAAGCGCGCGGAGGAACTGCCGCTCTCCGCCACGCCGACGTCCTTCGAGGAAAACGAGTTCGTCTGGATCGGATTATACGCTCCGACCGCCGAGGAGATGGCTACGCTCGAGAATGCCTTCGCACTCCACCACCTTGCAGTCGAGGATGCGCTCAGCCCGCACCAGATCCCCAAGGTCGAGATCTACGGCGAGCAACTGTTCATAATTGCCAAGACCGCGCACATCGAAGGCGACAAGATCGTCTACGGCCAGACGGCGGTGTTCGTCGGGCGAAACCACATCATCTCCGTCCGGCAGGGCTCTGCGCGTGCGCATACCGAGCTTCGCTCGCAACTGGAGGCCTCGCCGAAACTGCTGCAGAAGGGAACGGACTACGTGCTGCACGCGATCATCGACTTCATCGTCGATGGCTATCTCCCGGTCGTGCAGACAATCGAGGATAAAGTCCTCGCCATGGAAAAGCACATGCTGGTGGCATTTCTCGAACGCGACGAAATCCGCCGCATTTTCCGCATGCGTCGCCAGGTCATTCTGTTTCAGCGCATTCTCGGCCCGATGTCGGAGGTGGCCAGCAAGCTGACGAACCTGGATCTGCCGTGCATCGACGACCACGCCAAGCCGTATTTCCGCGATGTGCTCGACCACGTCAGGCGTACCGAGGTCATGGTCAACGGCCTGCGCGAAGTCATCACCTCGGTGTTCGAGGCGAGTAACCTCCTCGAGCAGCAGCGGCAGGGCACGATCACGCGCCAATTGGCCGCCTGGGCCGCGATCCTCGCCGTCCCGACGGCCATCGCAGGAATCTACGGGATGAACTTCAGGAACATGCCGGAACTGGATACGCGTTACGGCTATTTTGCCGTGCTCGCGACGATCGCCGTCTTGTGTGTTCTCCTGTTCGTCCGCTTCAGGAAAGCCGGCTGGCTCTGA
- a CDS encoding Na/Pi cotransporter family protein, whose amino-acid sequence MSTAIAILGGIGLFLLGMTVMTDGLKALAGSALRTVLGKAAATPLSGALWGAVVTLLVQSSSAVTMTTIGLVSAGLMTFPQGLGLVFGANVGTTGTGWLVALIGVRVSLSAYALPMIFAGALAKLLGRGRIAASGGALAGFALVLYGLTTLQQGMGGLAETLHPSDLPAVLGMPGVGWAAGSVGLMTLIIVGLAMTAVMQSSTAAIAVTISAYYAGAVGLEQGAALIIGQNIGTATSSALAAIGASATAKRLALAYVLFKVIAAIIAVIAFPLTAALMKAALASVDGMTLLAAYHTAYNVVGVAVLLPATQSFTRVVERLLPSRQTALQRALDPSALASPVVAVETARRVVADVLTTTAASVSAALSGGARPTVQGTAAAAAALEEVRDFLSELQEPPETEAERHRLTSTLHALDHASRLVEVLADGSLTAQPAGALHDFRAAQLCTKAMRAAQLVGGSITSESALSAQAPPIGWNVSPEVAAALAEVEDAASKLDALQRDYRAATLASVAPGKLTAAEALTRIDAARRLDRIVNHAWRSAAHLLGRGTPDNADDTSAPASEPESAAAGSHEGAAS is encoded by the coding sequence ATGTCGACAGCAATTGCCATTCTCGGCGGCATCGGGCTGTTCCTGCTCGGGATGACCGTCATGACCGACGGCCTGAAGGCGCTGGCGGGATCCGCACTGCGCACCGTTCTCGGCAAGGCGGCGGCGACGCCGCTCTCGGGTGCCCTCTGGGGCGCCGTCGTCACGCTGCTGGTGCAGTCCTCGAGTGCCGTGACGATGACGACGATCGGCCTCGTCAGCGCCGGGCTCATGACCTTTCCGCAGGGGCTCGGCCTCGTGTTCGGCGCCAATGTCGGCACGACAGGAACCGGCTGGCTCGTGGCGCTGATCGGTGTGCGCGTCTCGCTTTCCGCCTACGCGCTGCCGATGATCTTCGCCGGCGCGCTGGCCAAGTTGCTCGGCCGCGGGCGGATTGCCGCGTCGGGAGGCGCGCTCGCAGGCTTTGCGCTGGTGCTCTACGGGCTGACGACCCTCCAGCAGGGCATGGGGGGCCTTGCCGAAACCCTGCATCCGTCTGACCTCCCCGCCGTCCTCGGCATGCCGGGGGTCGGATGGGCCGCGGGGTCGGTTGGCCTCATGACGCTGATCATCGTCGGCCTGGCAATGACCGCGGTCATGCAGTCGTCGACCGCCGCCATTGCCGTCACCATTTCCGCTTATTACGCCGGGGCGGTCGGCCTGGAACAGGGCGCGGCGCTGATCATCGGGCAGAATATCGGGACAGCGACGAGCTCGGCATTGGCGGCCATCGGTGCCAGCGCGACGGCCAAGCGCCTCGCGCTTGCCTATGTGCTGTTCAAGGTCATAGCGGCGATCATCGCCGTCATCGCCTTTCCGCTCACGGCGGCCCTGATGAAGGCCGCACTCGCGTCGGTCGACGGGATGACGCTCCTTGCCGCCTACCACACAGCCTATAACGTCGTCGGGGTGGCGGTGCTCCTGCCGGCCACGCAATCGTTCACCCGCGTCGTGGAGCGCCTCCTGCCCTCCAGGCAGACGGCGCTCCAGCGCGCACTCGATCCCAGCGCGCTTGCAAGTCCGGTGGTCGCGGTCGAGACCGCCCGCCGCGTCGTGGCCGACGTCCTCACGACAACAGCCGCCTCGGTCTCCGCGGCGCTTTCGGGCGGGGCTCGCCCCACGGTACAAGGCACTGCAGCGGCCGCCGCCGCACTCGAGGAGGTGCGCGACTTCCTGTCCGAATTGCAGGAGCCGCCCGAAACGGAGGCCGAGCGGCACCGCCTGACGAGCACGCTGCACGCGCTCGATCACGCCTCGCGCCTCGTGGAAGTGCTGGCCGACGGCAGCCTGACAGCGCAGCCAGCCGGAGCCCTCCATGACTTCCGCGCCGCCCAGCTTTGTACGAAGGCCATGCGTGCGGCGCAGCTGGTCGGCGGCTCGATAACCTCCGAAAGCGCCCTCAGCGCGCAGGCCCCACCCATCGGCTGGAACGTCTCGCCGGAAGTCGCCGCGGCGCTGGCCGAGGTGGAGGATGCAGCGAGCAAGCTTGACGCGCTTCAGCGGGATTATCGCGCCGCGACCCTCGCCTCCGTCGCGCCGGGAAAGTTGACCGCCGCGGAGGCCCTGACGAGGATCGACGCCGCCAGACGGCTCGACCGGATTGTGAACCATGCCTGGCGTTCGGCGGCGCATCTCCTCGGCCGCGGCACGCCTGACAACGCGGATGACACTTCGGCCCCGGCGTCCGAACCGGAGAGCGCCGCGGCCGGAAGCCACGAGGGCGCAGCCAGCTGA
- a CDS encoding GFA family protein — translation MLDRIEGGCRCGSVRWRISCERLPRTYACHCLDCQTWSGSAFSQQAIVARQRFECMGQVGRFDLPSADGERISNQFACPVCFTRLYNTNSGRPGLVIVRAGTFDASHQLEVVAHIWTKRKQPWLTLDERCPAWPEGAPQTDLYRLIDVQPVVDPPRA, via the coding sequence GTGTTGGACAGAATAGAAGGAGGGTGCCGCTGCGGCTCAGTGCGGTGGCGCATCTCGTGCGAGCGTCTTCCCCGGACCTACGCGTGTCATTGCCTGGATTGCCAGACCTGGAGCGGCAGTGCCTTCAGCCAGCAGGCTATCGTGGCGCGACAGCGTTTCGAATGCATGGGTCAGGTCGGCCGGTTCGATCTGCCGAGTGCTGACGGAGAGAGGATCTCCAACCAGTTCGCCTGCCCGGTGTGCTTCACGCGGCTCTACAATACCAACAGCGGACGGCCGGGGCTGGTTATCGTCAGAGCCGGAACTTTTGACGCAAGTCATCAGCTCGAAGTCGTCGCTCACATATGGACGAAACGGAAGCAGCCGTGGCTGACGCTCGATGAGCGATGCCCTGCCTGGCCGGAGGGTGCGCCGCAGACGGACTTGTACCGATTGATCGACGTTCAGCCGGTTGTTGACCCGCCGCGAGCGTGA
- a CDS encoding Crp/Fnr family transcriptional regulator, whose product MSETIISELRPRATAQKSFEKGEHLFHRDNRVLSMFLVTDGGVHLVRYQADGNMAVLQRSGPGMLLAEASVFSERYHCDAVAIMTTCALVVPIAEVRQLLNDDPAFARAWTIHLSRELQSARKRAEIVALRTVSARLDAWVTWNDGRLPAKGDWRALAEEIGVSPEALYREISRRRSRCSRASIRNGNDNR is encoded by the coding sequence ATGTCGGAAACAATTATCAGCGAGCTTCGGCCGAGGGCCACGGCGCAGAAGTCCTTCGAGAAAGGCGAACATCTGTTCCACCGGGACAACCGGGTGCTGAGCATGTTCCTGGTCACGGACGGGGGTGTGCATCTCGTGCGTTACCAGGCGGATGGAAACATGGCGGTGCTGCAGCGCTCGGGACCGGGCATGCTGCTCGCCGAGGCCTCGGTGTTTTCGGAGCGGTATCATTGCGATGCGGTGGCAATCATGACGACATGCGCGCTCGTCGTGCCGATTGCCGAGGTCCGGCAGCTGCTCAACGACGATCCGGCTTTTGCGCGGGCGTGGACGATCCATCTTTCGCGCGAGTTGCAGAGCGCGAGAAAGAGGGCAGAGATCGTGGCGCTACGCACCGTCAGCGCCAGGCTCGACGCATGGGTGACATGGAACGATGGCAGGTTGCCGGCCAAAGGCGACTGGAGAGCGCTCGCGGAAGAGATTGGCGTATCGCCGGAGGCGCTGTATCGGGAAATATCGAGGCGGCGCTCGCGCTGCTCGCGAGCATCCATCCGGAACGGGAACGATAATCGATGA
- a CDS encoding adenylate/guanylate cyclase domain-containing protein — MERRLAAVMIADVVGYGLLSQADEEGTRVRFQADLHDLFEPAIAAHRGRLIKTMGDGLLIEFHSVVEAVRCAMEVQRAKSEGSDVDGCRLQFRIGINLGDVIVEGDDIHGDGVIIAERLQTLAEPGGILISGTAYDQVEKHVDACFVFLGEQRLKHIERPVRAYRLLPAEARDGSVTAAGRRARLREVLSASAVALGIAAGVVWWQPWWWQPWGATTEPASIAQAALTLPDKPSIAVLPFDNVSDDPKQEYFADGMTDALVTELAQISGLFVIARNSTFTYKGKATTAGQVSKELGVRYILEGSVQRAGEQLRINAQLIDSQSGGHAWAGKFDGTLADVFALQDEVTGGIADALALRLQPDEEVAVGRQETTVPAAFDAFLRGWEHYRRMTPEDSVKAVPYFEEAIALDPTYGRASAAAAMVYARLYAWRWHYYLGISRFEARAKASKYLRTAQGNKTALAHQVAGLLSEADWQHEQALVELKEAIALAPGDSWSYAMMALTLTSAGRADEAMPHIRTAIRLDPHYPSFFMFVLGLTEFSLQNYEAAAEAAEKSTKLNSEDESSWLLLAAASGQLGRRAEAEAAVARFDALSVRRGGIVATISTCPPLDLSKHEDRERLLQGLRLAGVPENMRSSEFSSKNKLTADEVRSLFLGHRLRGRVQDYGEAHEAAISTEGKGLLSGGWASIGGGRMADVEMRFEGDDVCFLWRKTANLCGMVLRNPGGLNAKENEFVWYHGDMAFTFSQVRPNP; from the coding sequence ATGGAGCGTAGGCTTGCCGCCGTCATGATTGCGGACGTCGTCGGCTATGGACTGCTCAGTCAGGCCGACGAGGAAGGTACCCGCGTGCGCTTCCAGGCCGATCTGCACGACCTGTTCGAGCCGGCGATTGCCGCCCATCGCGGGCGGTTGATCAAGACGATGGGCGACGGGCTGCTCATCGAATTCCACAGTGTCGTCGAGGCGGTCCGCTGCGCGATGGAGGTGCAGCGGGCGAAGTCGGAGGGGAGCGACGTCGACGGCTGCCGGCTGCAATTCCGCATCGGCATCAATCTCGGCGACGTGATCGTCGAGGGGGACGACATCCATGGCGATGGTGTCATCATCGCCGAGCGGCTGCAGACCCTCGCCGAACCCGGTGGAATTCTGATCTCCGGCACGGCCTACGATCAGGTCGAAAAGCACGTCGACGCTTGTTTCGTCTTTCTCGGCGAGCAGCGGCTGAAGCATATCGAAAGGCCGGTGCGGGCCTACCGCCTCCTGCCGGCCGAAGCGCGCGACGGCAGCGTGACCGCCGCCGGACGTCGCGCAAGACTTCGGGAAGTGCTCTCCGCGTCTGCCGTGGCGCTCGGCATCGCTGCCGGCGTTGTCTGGTGGCAGCCCTGGTGGTGGCAGCCTTGGGGTGCGACGACCGAGCCGGCTTCGATCGCCCAAGCGGCGCTGACCCTGCCGGACAAGCCCTCGATCGCCGTGCTTCCGTTTGACAATGTGAGCGACGATCCCAAGCAGGAGTATTTCGCCGACGGCATGACCGACGCGCTTGTCACCGAGCTCGCGCAGATATCCGGTCTGTTCGTCATCGCACGCAATTCGACCTTCACCTACAAGGGCAAGGCCACGACGGCCGGGCAGGTGTCGAAGGAACTCGGTGTCAGATATATCCTGGAAGGCAGCGTGCAGCGGGCAGGGGAGCAACTGCGCATCAATGCCCAGCTCATCGACTCGCAAAGCGGCGGCCACGCCTGGGCCGGAAAATTCGACGGGACGCTCGCCGATGTCTTTGCATTGCAGGACGAGGTGACCGGCGGCATTGCCGATGCCCTGGCGCTTCGGTTGCAGCCTGACGAGGAAGTGGCCGTTGGTCGCCAGGAAACGACGGTCCCGGCGGCATTTGACGCGTTCCTGCGCGGCTGGGAGCACTACCGGCGCATGACGCCCGAGGATTCCGTCAAGGCCGTGCCCTATTTCGAAGAGGCGATTGCGCTCGATCCAACCTATGGACGGGCCAGTGCGGCAGCGGCGATGGTCTACGCGCGCCTTTACGCCTGGCGTTGGCATTACTACCTGGGCATCTCGCGATTTGAAGCGAGAGCCAAGGCATCGAAGTATCTCCGCACCGCCCAGGGGAACAAGACGGCGCTGGCGCACCAGGTGGCCGGGCTCCTGTCCGAAGCCGACTGGCAGCACGAGCAGGCGCTGGTCGAACTCAAGGAAGCCATAGCGCTCGCCCCCGGAGACTCCTGGAGCTACGCGATGATGGCGCTCACGCTTACGTCCGCGGGGAGGGCTGATGAGGCCATGCCCCATATCCGCACCGCGATCAGGCTCGATCCTCACTATCCGTCGTTCTTCATGTTCGTCCTCGGCCTGACCGAGTTCAGCCTGCAGAATTACGAAGCGGCAGCCGAGGCTGCGGAGAAGAGCACGAAGCTCAATTCCGAGGATGAGAGCTCCTGGCTTCTGCTTGCGGCCGCCTCCGGACAGCTTGGCCGCCGCGCGGAAGCCGAGGCTGCCGTCGCCCGCTTCGATGCGTTGAGCGTCAGACGCGGCGGCATCGTCGCCACCATCTCAACCTGCCCGCCGCTCGACCTTTCGAAGCACGAGGACAGGGAACGGCTCCTGCAGGGGCTGCGGCTCGCCGGCGTGCCGGAGAACATGCGGAGCAGCGAATTCAGCAGCAAGAACAAGCTGACAGCCGACGAGGTGCGTTCGCTGTTTCTTGGACATCGGCTGCGCGGACGCGTGCAGGACTATGGCGAGGCGCACGAGGCAGCCATTTCGACTGAGGGCAAGGGCCTGCTCTCGGGAGGGTGGGCCTCCATCGGTGGTGGGCGCATGGCCGACGTCGAGATGCGATTTGAGGGGGACGACGTTTGTTTTCTGTGGCGCAAGACCGCGAACCTCTGCGGCATGGTGCTGCGGAACCCCGGCGGGCTCAACGCCAAGGAGAACGAGTTCGTCTGGTACCACGGGGACATGGCCTTCACCTTCTCGCAGGTTCGCCCGAACCCTTGA